The Glutamicibacter mishrai DNA window GCCGAGGTCATCTGCCTCGGCTGCGGCGGCATGGCCGAACTCGAAGAGCAGGTTCGGACTGCCACCGGCGTTCCGATCGTCGATGGCGTCCGGGCCGCGGTGACCATCGCCGAATCACTGGTGCGGATGGGCCTGAGCACCTCCAAGGTGCGCACTTACGCTCCCCCGCGCCCCAAGGTGCTGAGCGGTTGGCCGATCTCCGCCGAACTCATTACCAAGTGAATGCGCAGGCGTATCCCAGTTAGTGCACAGACTGCGCGTTTAGAGTTATAAGTACCTCATGAAGGTGCGAGTGATGACAAATGTTTGGTCCCGATGCTTCGGCATCGGGACCAAACTTTTTTGCGCTACAGCTTAGCTGGCGTCAACCAAGTCCTCGGCCTTTTCGGCCTGCTGGCGCGAGCGTTCCCCGACCAGTGCCACGCCAATAGCCAGCACGCCGGTGAACAGAACACCCAAGCCGATATGCACCTGCAAGAAGGCGGCACCTGCGGCCGCGCCAATCAGGATCAGCGCCACCGCCAGCAGCCGGCGCTCCCAATATTTGCCGCTGCCTCCGCCCAGGGGCGAGTCGGCGGCGAGGCCAGTCAGGGTGGAGGTCACCACCACCGTGGTCACATCCTTGACCGCCAGATGGCGGGCGGTGGCTGCCTGGAGGCCCATGGCCGCTGCAATGAATCCGGTCACCGACAAGGCGGCACCTTGGGAGACATGCTGCACTCCAGAGAACAGGGCAATAGAAGTCAGTGCCAGGCAGATGCCAACCACGGCAATCAGCACCGTGGTGCGTCGGCTCCAGCCTGCGGATTCCTGCTTGAGCACCCGTCCGGCAATCGCCGCACCGAGCACAAAACCGACCAGCGCCACGGATGGACCCAGGACCGGCAGTCCGTCGGCGCCCATGAGGGCCATGCCAAGAATCACGACATTGCCGGTCATGTTTCCGGTGAAGACCCGGTCCAGCCCCAGATAGCCGACAGCGTCGATAATTCCTGTAGAGAAGGTCAGCACGAGCATCAAGATCAGATGCATTTTCGCGGGGTCGTGGGGCTTGAGGGCGTTCGGCATGGTAGTTTTTCTTTCGCTTCGGTCGGATCAGAGCCTAGCGTAGGCCACCACCAAGCGATCCCCCACGCATATTGCGAGCGCGCTTCACATCCTCATTTTCGTTACGGGCAGCCGATGACCCGCAACGCGAAAAATCCCTGCAACCACGCGGATGCAGGGATTTTTTGTGTCGCGGTGGTTTAGCTGATGGCTTCAGCGATCGCGGTGGAACCGTCGTAGAAGTTCACGGTCGAGCGTTGTGCCGCTTCGGTATCCACGACGTGGGTGATCACCTCGGCGACATTTTCGCGAGAAACCTTGCCGTTTTCCGCTTCAGGAGCCTTGCCATCGATATTGCCGGTTTCATCGGCGATCGTGATCTTCTTGCTGGCAGGGTCCAGCGTCAGGGCTCCGGGACCAAGAATGGTGTAGTCCAGGTCGGTCTCGCGCAAGACGGCATCTGCATCATGCTTGGCCTTGGCGTAGGTGTAGAAGGAATTTTCCGGATCGAGATTATCGACATCCACCAGAGCCCGCGAGTAGGAGACCATGACAAATCGCGATACGCCGGCCTGCTTGGCCGCTTCCATGGAACGCACGGCAGCATCGAAGTCCACGGCGCGGGTGCGTTCCTTGTTTCCACCGCCGGCTCCGGCCGAGAAGACGATGGAGTGCGCACCGCTGAAGGCTTCAGCAAGCTGCTCTACGCCAGCGTTTTCGATATCAAGCACTATCGGGGTCGCGCCGGTGGCGGAGATTTCAGCGGAATGATCTGGGTTGCGAATAAACGAGTCGACGGCAAAGCCGCGTGCTACCAGTTTTGGCGCGGCCAGCAAAGCTACCTTGCCGTGGCCACCGATAAGGACTACTCGACGTTCTTCAGACATGTATTGCTCCTTCTGATCGTTGTTCACATCGCTACCTTCGGCATAACGGTCACACCTGTCGCGATATTCCTCGCCCAGTACACGCGTTGAAACTGGTAATCCGCTCCATGCCGGTTTCAATGCCCATTTGCCGGGCGTAACCTCGGTTCATAGACAGACACCTCGACACAGGACGAACGCTCATGAAGCAGAAAACCCTGACCCTGGAACTAAGCAATGATCAATTCGCAGACCTTGCCAATGCTCTGGAAGACCACCGGGATTATTTTAAGAAACGCGCAAATGAAGCCATGTTCGGCTTCGGATTGGACACCGGTTATTGGACCTCGCGCTCCGAGGATGTGCAGGAATTATTGGATCTGGTTCTGAACAATGCCAGGCAAACCCGATAGGGTTATCCGGCCCATTCTTCTTTGAGCATCGCGTAGGAATAGCTGTCCACCCATTGCCCGCTGCGATGCAGGGAAATGGCTTTTTCGAAACTTTCCCGGCGCATTCCCACGCGTTCCATCAACCGCGCCGATGGTTCATTGGCGGCGAAACACCCTGCAACGATTCTGCGTAGGCCCAGGTCTTCAAAGCAGAGTTTCATCGCGGCTTTCACCGCTTCGGTAGCGTATCCGCGGCCCGCGAACTCCGGGTCAAAGCTCCATCCGAGTTCTGCTTCAACAGCTTTGGCTTGCTCGGCGACTTCACGCTGGCCCCACGCGTCCTTGATATAGACCATGACAGTCCCGATCAGACGGCTGCCGCCCTGTCCATCGCTGAGCTCTACCGCGATATCTCGGTTGATCTTCCCCGACTCAAGGAATTGCTTGCGATAGGTTTCAAAATCTTTGGGTCCTGCGGTGATCCATTCGGTGACTTCCGGCAGCTTGCGATAGCTCCAGGTCGATTCCAGATCACCTTCGGTCAACCGACGCAGGGTCAGCCTCTTGGTGGTGACCGGCCAGGCGATGAAATCCAAGGATGCTGTCATGAGTGCATCCTATCGGACACTACTTGAGAGCTAAATAAAGAAGGTTTTTGATGGTTAATTTTCCCGAATACCTTCCAACTCAGGTGACTCCTGACGTGAGAAATTGGAATATTCGCGAACATTTTGATGTGGAAATACTACTCAAAGTGACGCAGTCAACACCAATAAGATTTGGCCTAATTAGATCAGATAAGGCTAAGCTAATTACTAGATCATTCACTCGCGCAACCAATGAAGGTTGCCATAAGAAAAGGACGTCATGGCCTCCATGAAGCTTCGCGCCGCTGCCCTTCTGAGCATTGCTGCGCTGTCTCTCACCGCTTGCGGATCCAACACCGATACCGCTGCCGACGCCAACGCCGGTGATGCCAAGACCGTGACCTTCACCGACAACGACGGCGAAAAGAGCGTAGCGGTACCGGCCAAGTCCGTTGTCGCCACCGACAACCGCACCTTCGAGACCCTGGACGCCTGGGGCATCAAGCTCACTGCCGGTGCTGTTTCGCTGATGCCAGATACCATCTCCTACACCAAGGACAAGGACATCCTGGATCTGGGCAGCCACAAGGAGCCAAACCTGGAATCCATCGTCACAGTGGATCCGGACCTGATCATCAACGGCCAGCGCTACACCCAGCACGCCGAGAAGTTCAAGGAACTGGCACCTGACGCCACCATCGTTTCGTTGGATCCACGCGAAGGCGAGCCTTTCGACTCGGAGCTGGAACGCCAGGTCACTACCCTGGGCGAGATCTTCGAAAAGCAGGACGAAGCCAAGAAGCTGGTTGACGACTTCGAAGCAGCCCAGAAACGCGTGACCGATGCCTACAACAAGGATGAAACCGTCATGGGCCTGATCGCCTCCGGCGGCGAGCTCGGCTACTCCGCACCAAGCACCGGCCGCACCGTTGGCCCGATGTTCGACTTCCTGGGCCTGACCCCTGCACTGGAACTGGAAGAATCCTCCACCGACCACGAGGGTGACGACGTCTCGGTTGAAGC harbors:
- a CDS encoding YoaK family protein is translated as MPNALKPHDPAKMHLILMLVLTFSTGIIDAVGYLGLDRVFTGNMTGNVVILGMALMGADGLPVLGPSVALVGFVLGAAIAGRVLKQESAGWSRRTTVLIAVVGICLALTSIALFSGVQHVSQGAALSVTGFIAAAMGLQAATARHLAVKDVTTVVVTSTLTGLAADSPLGGGSGKYWERRLLAVALILIGAAAGAAFLQVHIGLGVLFTGVLAIGVALVGERSRQQAEKAEDLVDAS
- a CDS encoding SDR family oxidoreductase, with product MSEERRVVLIGGHGKVALLAAPKLVARGFAVDSFIRNPDHSAEISATGATPIVLDIENAGVEQLAEAFSGAHSIVFSAGAGGGNKERTRAVDFDAAVRSMEAAKQAGVSRFVMVSYSRALVDVDNLDPENSFYTYAKAKHDADAVLRETDLDYTILGPGALTLDPASKKITIADETGNIDGKAPEAENGKVSRENVAEVITHVVDTEAAQRSTVNFYDGSTAIAEAIS
- a CDS encoding GNAT family N-acetyltransferase; translated protein: MTASLDFIAWPVTTKRLTLRRLTEGDLESTWSYRKLPEVTEWITAGPKDFETYRKQFLESGKINRDIAVELSDGQGGSRLIGTVMVYIKDAWGQREVAEQAKAVEAELGWSFDPEFAGRGYATEAVKAAMKLCFEDLGLRRIVAGCFAANEPSARLMERVGMRRESFEKAISLHRSGQWVDSYSYAMLKEEWAG
- a CDS encoding siderophore ABC transporter substrate-binding protein — protein: MASMKLRAAALLSIAALSLTACGSNTDTAADANAGDAKTVTFTDNDGEKSVAVPAKSVVATDNRTFETLDAWGIKLTAGAVSLMPDTISYTKDKDILDLGSHKEPNLESIVTVDPDLIINGQRYTQHAEKFKELAPDATIVSLDPREGEPFDSELERQVTTLGEIFEKQDEAKKLVDDFEAAQKRVTDAYNKDETVMGLIASGGELGYSAPSTGRTVGPMFDFLGLTPALELEESSTDHEGDDVSVEAIAKSNPDWIIVMDRDAAVGTDGEEYKPAKELLENSEALQNVTAAKEGHVVVMPADTYTNEGIQTYTEFLNGFADALEAAK